A single window of Kitasatospora sp. HUAS MG31 DNA harbors:
- a CDS encoding TetR/AcrR family transcriptional regulator, protein MGDDARTRPLRADAARNRARLLDVATEVFTTRGVGVPTEEIARAAGVGVGTLFRHFPTKEALLEAVMVRRLESIADRTAELAAGSEPAAAFFDCFRLLIDQSAGKNDFARALAAAGVDVHSTLQESSAAIRDRLDVLLTGAQRAGAVRPDLGLAELLALLAGTGAAMEQLGADPDGRERIYSVVFEGLRPR, encoded by the coding sequence ATGGGCGACGACGCCCGGACGCGCCCGCTGCGGGCGGACGCGGCCCGTAACCGGGCCAGGCTGCTGGACGTGGCCACCGAGGTGTTCACCACCCGGGGCGTCGGCGTGCCGACCGAGGAGATCGCCCGCGCCGCCGGCGTCGGGGTCGGCACGCTCTTCCGGCACTTCCCGACCAAGGAAGCGCTGCTGGAGGCGGTGATGGTGCGCCGGCTGGAGAGCATCGCGGACCGGACCGCGGAGCTCGCCGCCGGGTCCGAGCCCGCCGCGGCCTTCTTCGACTGCTTCCGCCTGCTGATCGACCAGTCCGCGGGCAAGAACGACTTCGCCCGCGCCCTGGCCGCGGCCGGCGTGGACGTGCACTCGACGCTGCAGGAGTCCAGCGCGGCCATCCGGGACCGGCTGGACGTCCTGCTCACCGGGGCCCAGCGGGCCGGCGCGGTCCGCCCCGACCTGGGCCTGGCCGAGCTGCTCGCCCTGCTGGCCGGTACCGGCGCGGCGATGGAGCAGCTCGGAGCGGACCCGGACGGCCGGGAACGGATCTACTCGGTGGTCTTCGAGGGCCTGCGCCCGCGCTGA
- a CDS encoding DUF1877 family protein: protein MALTQQLARVSPEYLARCRRNAEDAPDGDPGWDPPAEDALDLNWAIWGLERYLRRVAADPVLVGAVERSCEGTEVLRFLDHETVYDGFGDPPALLAPEAVAEVSRLLDAVDVDAMLARLPGDTEEAARMCGFDGFHGDLTAYLRGQFTALRDFHRGAADRGLAVVTWID from the coding sequence ATGGCCTTGACCCAGCAACTCGCCCGCGTCAGCCCGGAGTACCTCGCGCGGTGCCGCCGGAACGCCGAGGACGCTCCCGACGGGGACCCGGGCTGGGACCCGCCCGCCGAGGACGCGCTCGACCTGAACTGGGCGATCTGGGGCCTGGAACGGTACCTCCGCCGGGTCGCGGCCGACCCCGTCCTGGTCGGGGCGGTGGAACGCAGCTGCGAGGGCACGGAGGTCCTCCGGTTCCTCGACCACGAGACGGTCTACGACGGGTTCGGCGACCCGCCCGCGCTGCTGGCCCCGGAGGCGGTGGCGGAGGTCTCGCGCCTGCTCGACGCCGTCGATGTGGACGCCATGCTCGCCCGGCTTCCCGGGGACACGGAGGAGGCGGCGCGGATGTGCGGGTTCGACGGCTTCCACGGGGACCTGACCGCGTACCTGAGGGGGCAGTTCACCGCCCTGCGCGACTTCCACCGCGGCGCGGCGGACCGCGGTCTCGCCGTGGTGACCTGGATCGACTGA
- the htpG gene encoding molecular chaperone HtpG, translated as MGSSVETLEFQAETRQLLRLVIHSIYSNKDIFLRELISNASDALDKLRLESLTDSDLAADTSDLHIALEVDPDARTLTVRDNGIGMSRDELVDLIGTIAKSGTAGLLEKIKESKDAAAAQSLIGQFGVGFYSAFMVADRVTLRTRRAGGEAGTRWESDGEGTYELQAVDGLPVGTSVTLHLKPADSEDGLADYLAEWKIRQIVKQYSDFIRWPIRMATERTDAEGATTRETDTLNSMKALWARPRSEVTEAEYHEFYQQISHDWLEPAATVHMRAEGTFEYEALLFIPAQAPFDLFSRETKRGVQLYVKRVFIMDDCEALMPNYLRFVKGVVDAHDLSLNVSREILQQDRQIRGVRRRLVKKVLGAIKEMQTKDAERYATLWSQFGRVLKEGLIEDADSTDALLELVSAASTHDPEGTTTLRAYVERMKDGQDAIYYLTGETRAMVENSPHMEAFAAKGYEVLILTDPVDEVWVEQVQAFDGHRLQSIAKGQVDLDEPADGDDQDAGAEKARREQDFAALLQWLTAALSEQVKQVRLSSRLTTSAACIVGDAHDMTPTLEKMYRAMGQEMPPVKRILELNPTHPLIMALRTAHQADAADPALPEIAELVYGGALLAEGGDLPDPARFTRLLTDRLTRTL; from the coding sequence GTGGGTAGCAGTGTCGAGACGTTGGAGTTCCAGGCCGAGACCCGCCAGTTGTTGCGGTTGGTGATCCACTCGATCTACTCGAACAAGGACATCTTCCTGCGCGAGTTGATCTCGAACGCCTCGGACGCCCTGGACAAGCTGCGGCTGGAGTCGCTCACCGACTCCGATCTCGCGGCCGACACCTCCGACCTGCACATCGCGCTGGAGGTCGACCCGGACGCCCGGACGCTGACCGTCCGCGACAACGGGATCGGCATGAGCCGGGACGAACTCGTGGACCTGATCGGCACGATCGCCAAGTCCGGCACCGCCGGGCTGCTGGAGAAGATCAAGGAGTCGAAGGACGCGGCGGCGGCGCAGAGCCTGATCGGCCAGTTCGGCGTCGGCTTCTACTCGGCGTTCATGGTCGCCGACCGGGTCACCCTGCGCACCCGCCGGGCCGGCGGCGAGGCCGGCACCCGCTGGGAGTCCGACGGCGAGGGCACCTACGAGCTGCAGGCCGTCGACGGCCTGCCGGTGGGCACCTCGGTCACCCTGCACCTCAAGCCCGCCGACAGCGAGGACGGGCTGGCCGACTACCTGGCCGAGTGGAAGATCCGTCAGATCGTCAAGCAGTACTCCGACTTCATCCGCTGGCCGATCCGGATGGCCACCGAGCGCACCGACGCCGAGGGCGCCACCACCCGCGAGACGGACACGCTCAACTCGATGAAGGCGCTGTGGGCCCGGCCTCGCAGCGAGGTGACCGAGGCCGAGTACCACGAGTTCTACCAGCAGATCAGCCACGACTGGCTGGAGCCCGCCGCCACCGTCCACATGCGCGCCGAGGGCACCTTCGAGTACGAGGCGCTGCTGTTCATCCCCGCGCAGGCCCCGTTCGACCTGTTCTCCCGCGAGACCAAGCGCGGCGTCCAGCTGTACGTCAAGCGGGTGTTCATCATGGACGACTGCGAGGCGCTGATGCCGAACTACCTGCGCTTCGTCAAGGGGGTGGTGGACGCCCACGACCTGTCGCTGAACGTCTCCCGCGAGATCCTGCAGCAGGACCGCCAGATCCGCGGGGTGCGCCGGCGCCTGGTCAAGAAGGTGCTCGGCGCGATCAAGGAGATGCAGACCAAGGACGCCGAGCGGTACGCCACCCTGTGGTCCCAGTTCGGCCGGGTGCTGAAGGAGGGCCTCATCGAGGACGCCGACAGCACCGACGCCCTGCTGGAGCTGGTGTCCGCCGCCTCCACGCACGACCCGGAGGGCACCACCACCCTGCGCGCGTACGTCGAGCGGATGAAGGACGGCCAGGACGCGATCTACTACCTGACCGGCGAGACGCGCGCCATGGTGGAGAACTCCCCGCACATGGAGGCGTTCGCCGCCAAGGGGTACGAGGTGCTGATCCTCACCGACCCGGTGGACGAGGTCTGGGTCGAGCAGGTCCAGGCCTTCGACGGCCACCGCCTGCAGTCCATCGCCAAGGGCCAGGTCGACCTCGACGAGCCGGCCGACGGCGACGACCAGGACGCCGGCGCCGAGAAGGCCCGGCGCGAGCAGGACTTCGCGGCGCTGCTCCAGTGGCTGACCGCCGCCCTCAGCGAGCAGGTCAAGCAGGTCCGGCTGTCCTCGCGGCTCACCACCTCGGCGGCGTGCATCGTCGGCGACGCCCACGACATGACCCCGACCCTGGAGAAGATGTACCGGGCGATGGGACAGGAGATGCCCCCGGTCAAGCGGATCCTGGAGCTCAACCCCACCCACCCCCTGATCATGGCGCTGCGCACCGCCCACCAGGCCGACGCCGCCGACCCGGCACTGCCGGAGATCGCCGAGCTGGTGTACGGCGGCGCACTGCTGGCCGAGGGCGGCGACCTGCCCGACCCGGCCCGGTTCACCCGGCTCCTCACCGACCGGCTGACCCGCACGCTGTAG
- a CDS encoding TOPRIM nucleotidyl transferase/hydrolase domain-containing protein, with protein sequence MTDMRAFRDAVTSWAGGGPGEPAGELAVRLGLRTAVLLEGPSDLAAVETLAERHGRDLAAEGVCVLPMGGAMNAGRYAALLGPPGLGLGLAGLCDEGELGFYDRALERVGAPRHGLFVCAADLEDELIRALGVDRVEEVLLAAGDLPAWRTFVRQPAQRTRLPQQQLRRFLGTKKGRKIRYGRLLAEAVDAARVPAPLRDLLAHL encoded by the coding sequence GTGACGGACATGCGAGCGTTCCGGGATGCGGTGACCAGCTGGGCGGGGGGCGGCCCCGGTGAGCCGGCGGGCGAGCTGGCCGTCCGGCTGGGCCTGCGGACCGCGGTGCTGCTGGAGGGGCCGAGCGACCTCGCGGCCGTCGAGACGCTCGCCGAGCGCCACGGCCGGGACCTGGCCGCCGAGGGGGTGTGCGTCCTGCCCATGGGCGGGGCGATGAACGCCGGCCGCTACGCCGCGCTCCTCGGGCCGCCGGGGCTGGGGCTCGGCCTCGCCGGGCTGTGCGACGAGGGCGAACTGGGCTTCTACGACCGTGCGTTGGAGCGGGTCGGCGCGCCGCGCCACGGGCTGTTCGTCTGCGCGGCCGACCTGGAGGACGAGCTGATCCGCGCGCTGGGCGTGGACCGGGTGGAGGAGGTCCTCCTCGCCGCGGGCGACCTCCCGGCCTGGCGGACCTTCGTCCGTCAGCCCGCGCAGCGCACCCGGCTCCCGCAGCAGCAGCTGCGGCGCTTCCTCGGCACCAAGAAGGGCCGCAAGATCCGCTACGGCCGCCTCCTGGCCGAGGCCGTGGACGCCGCGCGGGTCCCCGCACCCCTTCGCGACCTGCTCGCCCACCTGTGA
- a CDS encoding nuclear transport factor 2 family protein, whose amino-acid sequence MPQTRSPQEVFHHLLAGITEGRFSELAALYAEDTVVETVFEPVGPRRFEGRSVLAERFAAVAEHSPIELSASNVVVRETEDPEVIVAEWDYRVHHRATGKTFDAANIQVLRVRDGLIVSSRDYHDHLALITGGGDLPRLVAALEQQG is encoded by the coding sequence ATGCCCCAGACACGGTCACCGCAGGAAGTGTTCCACCATCTGCTCGCCGGCATCACGGAGGGGCGGTTCTCGGAGCTGGCCGCGCTCTACGCCGAGGACACGGTGGTGGAGACCGTGTTCGAACCGGTCGGGCCGCGCCGCTTCGAGGGCCGGTCGGTGCTCGCCGAGCGGTTCGCGGCGGTGGCCGAACACTCGCCGATCGAGTTGAGCGCGTCGAACGTGGTGGTCCGGGAGACCGAGGACCCGGAGGTGATCGTCGCCGAGTGGGACTACCGAGTGCACCACCGGGCGACCGGGAAGACCTTCGACGCGGCCAACATCCAGGTGCTCCGGGTCCGCGACGGCCTGATCGTCAGCAGCCGGGACTACCACGACCACCTGGCCCTGATCACGGGCGGCGGCGACCTGCCGCGACTGGTCGCCGCCCTGGAGCAGCAGGGCTGA
- a CDS encoding VOC family protein, with the protein MASVKQFQVTFDCAEPERVARFWCEVLGYVAPPPKGFATWEEYTEAQPPEERGSWFACVDPTGVGPRLYFQRVPEGKVVKNRVHLDVRVGTGLVGEERLAVLEAESARLAALGAVRVQLLYDGTDSCIAMQDIEGNEFCVD; encoded by the coding sequence ATGGCATCGGTCAAGCAATTCCAGGTCACCTTCGACTGCGCGGAGCCCGAGCGTGTCGCCCGCTTCTGGTGCGAGGTGTTGGGGTACGTCGCACCGCCGCCGAAGGGATTCGCCACCTGGGAGGAGTACACCGAGGCACAGCCGCCCGAGGAGCGGGGTTCCTGGTTCGCCTGCGTCGACCCCACAGGTGTGGGCCCGCGCCTGTACTTCCAGCGCGTTCCCGAAGGCAAGGTCGTCAAGAACCGGGTGCACCTCGACGTGCGGGTCGGCACCGGACTCGTCGGCGAGGAGCGCCTCGCCGTACTGGAGGCCGAATCCGCACGCCTGGCCGCGCTCGGCGCCGTCCGCGTGCAACTGCTGTACGACGGCACCGACTCGTGCATCGCGATGCAGGACATCGAGGGCAACGAGTTCTGCGTCGACTGA
- a CDS encoding S1 RNA-binding domain-containing protein, which produces MEVGQRITAEVIAVDPGEGRVRLSMAATAHPELWRFLKRLDRGEILSGTVTAIESFGVFVALDDGPGHPVFPGVGFITHPELSWRRFESASDVVQVGERVSCVFLQFDTWNGEARLSLRATQPDPFQTFADGLAVGRTLSGSVTRLVPFGAFVQVADGIEGLIPLGEPAWTPVRTPEDVLAVGDEVAVVVTELDREWRRLTLSRRQAPASTR; this is translated from the coding sequence GTGGAGGTCGGTCAGCGGATCACCGCCGAGGTGATCGCCGTCGACCCGGGCGAGGGCCGTGTCCGGCTGTCCATGGCGGCCACCGCGCACCCGGAACTCTGGAGGTTCCTGAAGCGGCTCGACCGTGGCGAGATCCTCTCCGGCACGGTCACCGCGATCGAGTCGTTCGGCGTGTTCGTGGCGCTGGACGACGGCCCCGGCCATCCGGTCTTCCCCGGCGTCGGATTCATCACCCACCCCGAACTGTCCTGGCGCCGTTTCGAGTCGGCTTCGGACGTCGTCCAGGTCGGGGAGCGTGTCTCCTGCGTGTTCCTTCAGTTCGACACCTGGAACGGAGAGGCCCGGCTGTCCTTGCGGGCGACGCAGCCGGACCCGTTCCAGACCTTCGCCGACGGGCTTGCGGTGGGCCGGACACTGAGCGGCAGCGTCACCAGGCTGGTTCCCTTCGGCGCCTTCGTCCAGGTGGCCGACGGGATCGAGGGACTGATCCCACTCGGAGAGCCGGCGTGGACGCCCGTGCGGACGCCGGAGGACGTACTGGCGGTCGGCGACGAGGTCGCGGTCGTCGTCACCGAACTCGACCGGGAGTGGCGCAGGCTGACGCTCTCGCGAAGGCAGGCACCCGCATCGACCCGGTGA
- a CDS encoding cytidine deaminase codes for MTAQTHPVDHELIQAAAEVARTRCRGDNHTMAAAARAADGRIVTAVNAYHFTGGPCAELVLIGAAAAQGAYELDTIVAVGDRDRGVVPPCGRCRQVLLDYFPAVRVIVGTGDRVRSVAIADLLPETYVWADHQLDAE; via the coding sequence ATGACCGCGCAGACCCACCCCGTCGACCACGAGCTGATCCAGGCCGCCGCCGAGGTCGCCCGTACCCGCTGCCGGGGCGACAACCACACCATGGCGGCCGCGGCCCGCGCCGCGGACGGCCGCATCGTCACCGCGGTGAACGCCTACCACTTCACGGGCGGCCCGTGCGCCGAGCTGGTCCTGATCGGGGCGGCGGCCGCCCAGGGCGCCTATGAGCTGGACACGATCGTCGCGGTGGGCGACCGTGACCGGGGCGTCGTGCCGCCGTGCGGGCGCTGCCGGCAGGTCCTCCTCGACTACTTCCCCGCCGTCAGGGTCATCGTCGGGACGGGCGACCGCGTCCGCAGCGTGGCCATCGCCGACCTGCTGCCGGAGACCTACGTCTGGGCGGACCACCAGCTCGACGCGGAGTAG
- a CDS encoding phosphotransferase produces the protein MKIGELVGAGRTADVFALEGGRVLRRYRGGEDATGEAAVMAYLAEHGYPVPAAWPGAEPGDLVMQRLSGPTMVEALAGGAITAAWAGETLAGLLGRLHAIPARVSDDPGHRVLHLDLHPENVVLTAQGPVVIDWATSEEGPPGLDTAMAALILAQAALTMPAVAVMARAVLAPLLRHLGDTGGTGGIEAEHLALARTRRAANPTLSPDEIGRLDEAVALIAATGRS, from the coding sequence ATGAAGATCGGCGAGTTGGTGGGGGCCGGCCGGACGGCGGACGTGTTCGCGCTGGAGGGCGGACGGGTGCTGCGCCGCTACCGGGGCGGTGAGGACGCGACCGGGGAGGCCGCCGTGATGGCGTACCTGGCGGAGCACGGGTACCCGGTTCCCGCCGCGTGGCCCGGAGCGGAACCGGGTGACCTGGTGATGCAGCGGCTGTCAGGGCCGACGATGGTGGAGGCCCTGGCCGGCGGTGCGATCACGGCCGCGTGGGCGGGGGAGACGCTGGCCGGACTGCTCGGCCGGCTGCACGCGATCCCCGCGCGGGTCTCGGACGACCCCGGGCACCGCGTCCTCCACCTGGACCTCCACCCCGAGAACGTGGTGCTGACCGCGCAGGGACCGGTCGTGATCGACTGGGCCACGTCGGAGGAGGGACCGCCCGGCCTGGACACGGCGATGGCCGCGCTGATCCTCGCCCAGGCGGCCCTGACCATGCCCGCCGTCGCCGTCATGGCCCGCGCCGTCCTCGCCCCGCTGCTCCGCCACCTCGGCGATACGGGCGGTACGGGCGGCATCGAGGCGGAGCACCTGGCGCTGGCCAGGACGCGGCGGGCCGCCAACCCGACGCTCAGCCCGGACGAGATCGGCCGACTCGACGAGGCGGTGGCCCTGATCGCGGCGACGGGCCGTTCCTGA